A window of Manihot esculenta cultivar AM560-2 unplaced genomic scaffold, M.esculenta_v8 Scaffold03, whole genome shotgun sequence genomic DNA:
tcacGAATAAactattatcattaataaaaCATAGAAATAAATGTACACAGCTCTCTCATTCTTTCAGCTATTATATAAGATTTGTGAATttactgtttttatttttatttttataaatgactttaattaaaatttaaactcgaAACCTCATAATTTTAGATACAATTTAATTGTACCAtttctaaataatatattagaaAATTTGCTATTTAGTCTATAACATCTATCGATTtcgaaaaataaattagaatatctccaaaattttaaaaagtatgcaAAGTTTATTCATCAACTTTAGTCATGCCTGATCTATCGATTTAAAAAGTatgtattaatattttaaatttttttaaaatgactaaaattaatggAGAAACTAATTATcagattttctaaaaatttaggaatgttttaatatatttaaatcgaGTGATTAACTAATAAGTTTCTTAGACtacaaaaataaatagtaatttccCCAAGTTTATTAAGTTAAAACACAGTGAAAGCTGCATCTTACATAAGATGAACATCAAACAATAAAGAAGAAACacaacataaaaatatatttcttgagctaaaaaattatttcctcACTTTCTTTGTAAAAAATGCTAGGCCCAAATGTTGACGAGACTATTTCAACCAAGAGAGGAAATTGCAGAAGTGCAAATAAGGTGACAGGTGCACAAGCTAGTAGGCCAATTGGAATTGTGATCCATCTCACTCTATGAAACAAAACCAAGTGAAAGGCTGCAGTGAATGCTGTGAGCATGGAAGCTATTGAGAAGAATAATGCGATAAGTCCAATGCTCAATCTCATTGGCAAGGCCCTGAGAAAATCTTCTTCAGAATAGCGAGATGTGAGAATTCCCAGAAACATCAGCAATGATGTTGAGGAAGAAAATAGTCCCAAGGTATCTGATACTgcaaaaatcatgaaagatgtTTCTTTTAGATAAATGGGTATCCCTACATCGCTGTCGTTGCCGCCCGGTACGGTAAAAGCTGCCGCAAACACGACTGTGACGACAAGGGCCGCGACTGTTGCGCAAGATGTTGCTGTGTCCTTCATCCATTTCTCACCTTTCTCAACTAGATCTTTGTGTTCTGCAGTGAACACCATCCTTGGAGTTTGCCTATCattgtttttcatttctttgtaTGATGGTTGGACAACTTTTTCCACTTCCTGCGTAAAATTTAAGAAAGAAATGATCATGAATAAAGAAAGATAAAATCTTGAATACTATAATGCTGTTTGCAAGAGGAAATCTCCAACATAAAATTTAACAACAATTGTTTGAAAATCACCGCGTCTATCTATGTTGCCATAGCATACAACAacctttttcttattctttcgcAATAGATAAAAATAGCTAAAATTCTCCAACAGAAATTTTCCAACAGCAAACAATTGATAACAAATCGTATATGATTCAaacatttgaaaattaaaaatttcacagCTTTATTTATTTGCACGCATAGGCAGTAAATCGATAAATTTGAACTAAAATTAGTTTTTCGATCCAATCTCGCACCCATGAGCCTTAATAATCCTCTTACTTGCACTTTACAAGCCTAATaacaaaaattcattttaaaccaAGAATTCATTATCTTATTATACATAAAACAAaccatttattaaaaatatggtattatatatagtaaaaaaattaaatttctcagcaaaaattttaaattattgtcaTACTATTGGCTCAATAGGATTAAGGTAACAATTTACTCTAAAATGCGGTAGTGTTTGAAGAATTTATAACCTTGAACCATTGCAACTCCCTTTGCATCTGCAGAGCAGCACCAGAAATCTTGATTGATGGTTCCAGCTTCCCTGCTAAATGCAACATGTTGTTGCCCAAATCATCTGCTAATGATGCAGCAAAAATATTGTGGGTACCCATTTGATATAGCAGATTGAATATTTTTTCTTGGCGATGTTTTACAGCAAGAAGAAAAATGTTTTGTCCAGCCATATTCCTTAGCCAAACCGTGCCAGGGTAGGACTTAATCATCTCAGTAACGAATTCTTGGATGCCTAATATTGCAGCAATTCTTGTTGGAGGTCCTAATAGATTATCAGCTTCTAAAACACTCCCTTTTAAAGCTTCAGAAATCAATAATCTGAGTAGCTCCATTGCTTGCTTATGCATCACTTTTGTTTTCTGTATGTGCTGTAGAAATTGAAACTGCAAGGATTCGTTTTTGTATTCATCAAAACTCCCATCTGGAGTTTCTACGTCTTTGCCTTGATGGACACTTGCTTTATCTGCAGAAGTAACTGCAAAATCTGCAGAGAAAAGGCCTAGTCAATGAGTGATCTAACTCGCATACAGATGGACTAAGCGGTAGATATTTTTACATAAGAGactaactaataagtttttacttatgaaataattaactagtagattttttaaaatgtcgaCTGTTTTAAATGTGTTTTCAAAATTAAGAGACTAACAATTGATTTCTTGCATATCATGGAGATTAAACAATAAATTTCACTAAATGAAACAGATCAAGATTGCTAGACCAACAATGATAGAGAAAACGCTGAAAAAATCCAAGCCGACTTCCACTTAAGAATGCATGAGGCTTTTCAACCAATCTGTCTAAAGCTGAAAATCCATTATAGTCTCTTTTGCGAGCTAATCCAGGGTAGCGTTTCAACACACTAAGAGCAATGCCtgttcatgaaaacatgagaaGAAAATGGTTATCAACAGATCATAGCTGAATATTTGTTTAATTACACACACAAATCACgttgaacataactataaaaatCTGCAATTATCAGCAAATTTAGAAGCCTGACACCATCTTCATCTGTAAAAGGACTTGAATGAATTGGATCTTCTTCATCCTCAGTCACTAACAGAAGATACTGAACTGTATCTTCGTGGGCATATGCTGCAGCACGATGAAGTGGGGTGTCATTATCAGAGTTTCTTTCTTGAGGCAATTTTGGATTTTTGTTAACCAGAAGCTTTGCAGCTGCTGTGTTTCCAGCTACACCAGCATAGTGAAGAGGAGTATTGCCATACTTATTTTTGATTCCAAGTTCATCTGCTGACATTCTATCTACAAGCTTCTGCACAAATTCAATGGAATGACCAGCGCTGATTGAGACATGAAGAGCAGTCTCATGTAAGCCTAAAATTTTAGCAGTTAGAGCATTTGAATCACTGTCAAAAATTCTCTTTGCAGTAATCCAATCCCCATGTAGTGCAGCTTTATACAGTGGCAAATAGTGGTTATCATTCTCATTTCCCATCTCTTGCACACCTGTGAAGaacaaaaataaagtaaaaaataagacAAAAATCCAGAAATGAAGAAATTTTAAAGGGTACCAAGGAAGAAGAAATAGAGGTGGCTTTCATGTTTGAGCTTCGCATTCATTTGTTGACAAAGACAAAGttggaattttaatttaaggcatatataattttttttagacaAGTGGGGATAGCAACTTGTGTTGAAAACAAAAGGGCATAGACTTTATAATaatgttaattaaataaatatttttatgtgctGTGACACCAAATTTCTATCCAAATTATATACTtcacataattaaaaaattttaaatttttttatgacatatgaatataataaaataatttacataatCTTGTCACACTCTCCCtaatttaagttttaaatttaaatataattacaataaattttataattttaaataattttatttgattcaaaaaaataattttatgaaattttaaatttttaaattaaattataaattaaaaattttcatgtaaataacattttattttttgtttaaaaaaactaaaatgcaAATTGGGTATTATTCAATTCTAATTAAGTAGTCAAACCAAATTACTCATTCTTTCAATTCTTCTATATATTATGATTTTAGTTTGGttgattttcaaatttttattatttcgttAAT
This region includes:
- the LOC110626879 gene encoding protein ACCELERATED CELL DEATH 6, producing the protein MNAKLKHESHLYFFFLGVQEMGNENDNHYLPLYKAALHGDWITAKRIFDSDSNALTAKILGLHETALHVSISAGHSIEFVQKLVDRMSADELGIKNKYGNTPLHYAGVAGNTAAAKLLVNKNPKLPQERNSDNDTPLHRAAAYAHEDTVQYLLLVTEDEEDPIHSSPFTDEDGVRLLNLLIIADFYSIALSVLKRYPGLARKRDYNGFSALDRLVEKPHAFLSGSRLGFFQRFLYHYFAVTSADKASVHQGKDVETPDGSFDEYKNESLQFQFLQHIQKTKVMHKQAMELLRLLISEALKGSVLEADNLLGPPTRIAAILGIQEFVTEMIKSYPGTVWLRNMAGQNIFLLAVKHRQEKIFNLLYQMGTHNIFAASLADDLGNNMLHLAGKLEPSIKISGAALQMQRELQWFKEVEKVVQPSYKEMKNNDRQTPRMVFTAEHKDLVEKGEKWMKDTATSCATVAALVVTVVFAAAFTVPGGNDSDVGIPIYLKETSFMIFAVSDTLGLFSSSTSLLMFLGILTSRYSEEDFLRALPMRLSIGLIALFFSIASMLTAFTAAFHLVLFHRVRWITIPIGLLACAPVTLFALLQFPLLVEIVSSTFGPSIFYKESEEIIF